Sequence from the Metopolophium dirhodum isolate CAU chromosome 2, ASM1992520v1, whole genome shotgun sequence genome:
gacctacttacgtggagacttgttttcaattttcaatctttagctataaaagttgaacattttataaatttttaactacaaaataattattaaattttaaatttgataaattttgtcaaaatttgaaatttaaatgtttataaaaaaaattgtgcctatgtatttttaatatttttcaactgccatcgtaacaatatatcaggagccttgcaataAAGGTCCGTGAGAGGCACAATGTGAAAATTTTGGCTccaaattttttcaataatttgtaagtcattTGTAAGTACTTGTTAGCACAAATTGGTAATTTGTAAGTACAGCCGTTTTAAATTATCCTCAAAAGTTTAAATCACGGCTAACTTCCGCAAAACTTGGCCGTTTTGGCATTTCAAAGTTTTTAACTACTCCAAATCGTCATGCGCAATTTGTATAACTATTTGTAAGCacgaaattaaaatttgtaagtcatccctttttaatttaactacgctttttttattaatttccgaCCAACTTCTATTTGGGAATAAATTAGGGAGGAATGagttacaaattttaaattcatgcttacaaatacttaaaaattgggCAGGACGATTTGGAACAGTCAAAGTTCAAAAAGCTCGACAAAGCACGGCCAACTTCTTTTTGGGATAATTAAGGAAAGGATGACTTACAAATTCTAAATTcgtgcttacaaatacttacaaattgcgCATGACGATTTTAAGTAGTAAAAACTATGAAATGCCAAAACAGCCAAGTTTTGCGGAAGTTAGCCGTGATTTAAACTTTTGAGGATAATTGAAAACAACTGTactcaaaaattacaaaattgtgctttcaaatacttacaaatgaattacaaattattgagaaaatttGGACCCAAAATGTTGACATTGTGCGGCCAACTTCACGGACCCTTGCATTAGATGTTAacgttttttacccaacaaatatagttttattgatatttataaaaaaaaaaactgaaaaaattgaaaactgacaatgtccgtaaacagctcaaaaatagtcaaattattttcaaaattctatcgtatgtaaaaaatgctaatacaaacattcagtgaaattttcaagtatctacagtcattcgttttttaattacaataaaataagaaaattgttgcatgagaaatcgagtgaatatcaaatgttgtaaaaatataaatttcagacgctcataaaaatttaatttaagtttcttgtagacatttttagattctgggcgaagctatgaatgtattgattttacaatgatgtgttttttttttatttttttacaaataaaaaaaaatttatagaaggctcctaggttattgtttcaaaggcagatgaaaaaaattaaaaatccttagtcacagtttttatttataagcatttaaagttcaaattttgacaaaatacggtaaaatcacgaaaattagcaaattattttgagttgagaattcataaaaatttttctttttagttctttttctataaatatcaataaaattgtatttgtagggtaaataagcgtgaaaatttaatataagactcctgatatatcgttctaatagcaattgaaaaatattaaaaatacataggcacaatttttttttataagtatttaaagttcaaattttgacaaaatgtatcaaatttataatttaataattgttttgtagttgaaaatttataaaatgttcaacttttatagctaaagattgaaaatttaaaacaaggctccacgtaaataggttatatataaattactttatttacaataatatcatcaaatatacttggtaatatcataggctgactgaccgttttcgctcagaatcgtttttcttatacaatgatattatatcattgaattcaaatgtaacaccatccattacagtgacccacttgtaacttactgtacagcagagcgacatccacttatccaccttttttttttttgataaaggtaaacaaacttatgagtaatcttatattacattttcaaatcttagatttaaaaagaaaaatttttatgaattctcaactcataataatttgctaattttagtgatttttccgtattttgtcaatatttgaacattaaatacttataaatcaaaactgtgactaaggatttttaatttttttcatctgcctttgaaacaataacctaggagccttctattaaattttcaagcttttttaaccaacaaataaaattttattgatatttatagaaaaaaaaactaaaaaaaaatggaaactgaaaatgtctgtaaacagctcaaaataagtcaaaatatttggaaaatgttatggtgtatagaaaatgctaatataatcattcagtcaaaattccatgtacctacggtcatttgttttagagttgtaccaaaaaccaaaatcgattttctcaaaaacagattttgcgtaaaaattcccgtttttccttaatttttcttttgtttttcacgtcgcttttgaaaactactgagaaatttttacttttgaccccccaaagtaccaactagattcacttccctatcagaaaagttactgttgaagaaaatccaagcgtTTTTAGtgccctaaaaggtgatgacagaaaaaaaaaaaatagcacatcattaaaaaatcaatacattcataaatgggtaaataattaatgattgtgTATCAGGCGCACGGGATACCGACCAACTCCAGCTACTCAGTAGCACCCCATCATTCTGGTGTTTATCCGGTACACGAACTGCTATATACTGTTTGGAAAAAGGTCTGGAACATTCGAGTTACTTCAACTGAAGAATATCCGCACCTGAGACCCGCCAGGCTGAGGAGAGGATTTGTCCATAGAGGCATCAAGGTGAGTGTCAAGCAGATCTTACctacaatttgttattatatgtatttatacaaatatataaagcCCAGCTCAAGTATTTAAGCACTTTTGTAAAGGCGAGAAAACCTTAATTTTGATGCCCTTTATCCCgccaacattttatttgtagataaatttaacattataagcGCTTACTCGATTGTTGggcctatgtataatattattgtatacagttGAAATTTTgctattgtttataaatgaaaattaatactaATGGAGTCTATTGTATTCAGGTGTTGCCAAGGCAGACTTGTGGCTTGTTCACGCATACCATCTATGTTGACCGGTACCCGGGAGGCCTAAAAAAATTGGACGAATCCATAATGGGTGGAGAACTGTTTCAAACCATTGTATACAACCCTGTAAGTGtactaaaaataacaaacaactGCGCAACAAAGGCGTTTTCGTGTAGCTAACACTTTATTGCAATGTACATTTCAAGAGAATCTGGTCATTGTCCATTGTattaccttattttttttttattattattatttagatttcatAAACTATTAAATGTGAACCATAAGAttcaaaaagaaattatttagtaCGAAATAAGTTAAGTCTATTGTGTAAAGcccttaatatttaaattgtacagaCTGTATTAAGAGGACTTCGCACCTGCAagtgttgtatccgtcttataaatgtacaacatggcaaaaactgttttgcgtgggAAAGATCTGAGAaagctacagtcataactaagaaacaaaattttcacCGCATATAAAGGAGAACTTTACCTATGcaatttcgtttttatttttttgatatcacttatacgaaaaaagttcttaatgtttcaaaatccattaatatttgtttttctgatttttaaaacttatttcgAAGTTtggatatcaaaataatattgcactGCCAAAGTTATCCTTTATATTTGGTGAatatttcgtttcttagttatgactagTCATAACTACCTGTTGGTAACCGAAACTGCAGTAAGCTACTAAGCTAcctgtagccttctcggttcttttcCGCAGTTTTTGCTATGCCGTACGTGTGTAGACAACATAATATGCAGGTGCGAAGTCCTctcaaaaatgaaatttaaaaagattttaataAGAAGTATGTTAATTGTCTTGCCTATACAGTTTGTGGCTTGtgctaattagtaatattaaatattaccgtataagtattacaaattcatatccagtgtttatattttattgaaatacttatttaattagtGGATTTGGTTGCACAACTTGCAacaaatgataacaataataattgtaaggaTAACAACCTTGATTTCTAGATCAACGTATTCATGAGCCACATGTCAAATTACGGCAGTGACCGGCTAGCTTTATACACCTTCGAGTCGGTATTCCAGTTCATCAGGTGCtggacaaatttaaaattggtttCATCAGGACCTCTGGAACTGGcagacaaatattttaagatgtatcCAGAAGAAATTGATCCAGTTTGGGGTGTaagtttattgtaatatatttatgtgtgtgtatggGTGTTATTGTCATagaattgtttaataaaattatacgatatTGTAAATAtggtaaacatatatattatatatgtgtctCCTTCGCCGAGCGTTACGTTGAAGCCCATAAGTGCAAAAAATAATTCCGAAAAGTTGACTGATAGGTACGTTAGTAACGCTGCTCGTGCAGCTGCGTTATTGTGTGTCACAAAAACAAAATCTATGAATTTCCTAAGTACGTTTTAGTACAATTTAGTAGGTAATAACAAATAAGCAAtggtaaattacacatattTCTGAAtgtccgattttaatttttaacaaatgtatGAATTCTTTGGCAAAATAACTAGGCTTTCTATGAAgttgtttttcaattttcaattttaaaggaccataaaatttggatatttttttaaaaaatctcaagaaataattgtatttattttgggctttttgggttttatatcaaaaaagtggTTCCTACAAAGCATAGTCTATGAGCTTACGAGTTCAAcctttttttcgaaattacaatcCAACTTCAGGAAGTATGTTCAATTTACTACCGCTTTTGGTAGTTTTTATAGGTGATGcatagaagaatatatttcgtTGTTCTCGATTTATTGGCGTGTGTGTGCGAGAGTGGCTCATGGCGGATTCTGAACGTATCTACTTACGctaatgatcatttacttcGCACACAACCACACTGCGTAACGAGTATGAGACATCGAATAGCCTATATGCGTTTCCTTATTAAATCACCGCTTTCAATCCCCTTAATGACATTTTCgtcattatatactataatatgtatattctcCAATAAAAGGAGCAtaccacacaaaaaaaaatgttcttcaaattgttatttaatgctATATCATTGTAACCAGAACAGCTAAAAACAATTATGTCAAAATccaatctaaatttaaaatattattcacttttCCCGGGTctcatctaatataataatattcatataccaaaaaaaaaattttattatacaacataaatatataaaatgtttaattactaattaatcaaataaatataaataattaattgtaaacataCCTATCACTTTTACTGTAAActattttcaactaaaaaatattttaatcttgtattttgtattataccatcacaaaaaattaaccatttcatgaagttgaaaaataaaaagcatTACATGGAcaatttttgtacataatatccaaatcttaaaaatttcaataaatggaTACTTTTTATCAAGTGGTTGTCCACAGTAAGAATGCATTATTTCCATTAGGCATAATCGTCTACACCTTAATGAgctatgtaattaaaaaaaaaaaaaacaataattatactaaaactaataaatttttatttttttgtacaagtacGACatggtttttgaataattatgtcatattttaactattatttatttattagataagtgacattttaataaatctatGTGCAGCTTagaattaataagtataaattataaacaataaaactcaTAAAAGTTATCTGTACAATAGTATATACAAACAGtaactaacaaaaaatattactatataattaatgtgatacacattatatcattatataatatttaatgattttttagaATCCTTGCCTGGACCAACGCCATCTTAAGATCTGGTCTTACAAAAAATCTTGCCAGCATCTTCCCAAGTTTCTAGTAATTGGACCTCAGAAGACTGGCACCACGGCATTGTACACATTCTTGTCAATGCACCCAAACATATCAGCAAACATTCCGAGCAAAGAAACGTTTGAAGAAATCCAATTCTTCAATGGCCGCAACTATTACAAGGGATTAGATTGGTTAGCGACATCTTAAACAATAGCTGCAAATACACTTTAtggtttttaatacatttatatggtttttaggtacatgcaatttttccCTTCTAACGACTCTGTGGACAACAAGATTGTATTTGAAAAGTCTGCCACCTATTTTGATTCAGACATTGTACCTAAACGAGTACAGGCCCTACTGCCCAATGTAAAACTTGTACGTATAGTTTTGTATTCTGGGCTGAATTAATCATTAGATCCCCTGAAGGCTgcttaacttaaaaaaaaatgtaacagcTAAAAAAAAGACTGATATTGAATATTGGTTTTatgttaattacattttactgcAAAAAGTTATGATATTTTCCAATAAGTTTGGGACCATTAGGTGGTCTAAGTGCTCAGAGCCTACAAATTGTTTAATCCTTCCTGTTTGTACTCATATTGTAACTCACCATTTATTGTGTTGACTTTGATGCAAATTTTTATTGTCTGTGTTTATAGGTGACCATATTAATCTCGCCGGCCAAAAGAGCATACAGCTGGTATCAACACGCAAAAGCCCACGGTGATCCAAACACTCTCAAGTATTCGTTTCACCAAGTCATAACAGCCAACGAATCAGTCGTGCCAAAATCGCTGAGGGACTTTCGTAATAGGTTattgcaattaataattattacatatttttcaaagtttcaAATGGCCTGAAATCTATATCagagagcataatattatgggtcTCATGAGACTGAATGAGTTTTAGGTTTCCACCAAGGATAACCATTTTAAATAGGTTGGGGttcttaataaatttaattctatactactgtataaacattttaaactaaacTCCCTCAGATATATAAGTTTCTTctttactctatattatattattattttaatacaatataatttttgaacttgtattacctatctatacatATCATATCTGATAAATGATAACTATTAAGTCAATAACCGTTAATAGCTTTCATAGCTTTAATGATAAtagctaaataaaaatatatttctagttATATATTGTGTTAAGATACAAGTACAAATACCGGATAAACCCAAGCAACTACTGCTGTAAATGTCTGAGTTCCTGgcttttaacaattaattttagtaaaaaatctaataaaaatacctaatgtAAATTCCTACACTGAACTTTTCTTGACTACTCCAGTctgaaaatgtatcaataatcTTGgaatttaatggaaaaaaaaataactctaaTTGCATGATTATTTTTGAACagatttgaaaaacattaaatatctaTTTGACAAATTGTAATAgtcaacataataatttaaatcatcattttcatagatttttttttcaaataacacataaatctattttaattattaataaacaattaattgtaaGCGTTTGCTGAATTCTTTGATTAGTTACATACAGTTaccgtgtaataataaaatgttaattgattaaataaaaaaccattaaatCACAGATAGTGCACTCatggatatttattatataatattatggtaaaagtgttgaaatcttatattttaaacattaaaatattacattttattcatagCATTTCGACGGTATCTTGTTAAAAGGGCGTTTACCACACAAAACCgaaaaatacgtttttgttatctaaatgttcagaaaaatcaCGAGCATATTCTGGTAAAATGGCGTATACATCTACTGAAAAAGAAGATAGCAATACCGAATACAAGATATGCAGACgcccttttaaaaattaaaataatctgcaCAGCACTGTTGAAAGGGCTTATACCACACCGAATGCATGCTAATTGTTTACAACCTTCACagtttataagaataattatgattattggtATTTGTATACGACCAGATTGAACAAAGTGGTTTTACTAGGTTACACACCAAACATCACTTGTATTGGTAACACTTAATAACGAATTTCCCTCCAATTTCATATTATCAGTTAACAATAAACCGACAAgttaatagatacaatatagtataatgtatagatatacaaatactgtataaaattaaaaggacGTTTGtagaaatgaaaatgttaaaaggACTTATaccactattattatatgtttttagaagagcgtttataaaattgaaattgttaaaaGGGCCTACaccacatatattttttttaaatgaatataacattaaatataaatttactttaagCAATTTAATAAGCAATTTTAGTTCCACAGAGTCtcatgtttaataaaatgtataaatgaatgttctatcttaaaaattaagtatttaatcagtTTCATTTGTTTcctgaaaaaaagtaaaatttcgtATACGCCCTCTTAACATAATACCGTCGATTTGTTCttacagtttattttttctatttagttatagttaaataacattcaatgctaataatcaatttatttcttCACTtgtatatcattgaattgatattgcttatataatatacaatataataaatgtattataaaatcaataattgtacAGACAACAGACACCTGGATCTGACATTATTGCAATTTActttgtaaatttattaaattgtattttaaatattatttaaaatcccGAAAATGGCCTTTTTAAAGACAATAATAGACTTAAGCTCAACTGTCAGCTATTAAGATATTTACAACTACTTACACTTAcacgtaaaattgtatttgatctctgttaatttaataaaattgtaggtacctCTATCTAATTAACTGAGAACAAGTATTTTTATAGAAactaatactaaaaatatcattattataattcataagaaGGTTCACAAATGTTTCAAATGATAAAATCAACATTGTAAATATGCTTATGGTTGaccgtttatatattataataatacctttgATAACAGTTTTGCAATCATACATTATATCGACAATCATCGTGACATGGTGGTTTTtaataatgctataaaaaaagttaacccAACAATATACTCAATATTTGACTCCGATTTCAGATGCTTGAATCCGGGAAAATATGCTCTACACATCGAACGGTGGCTGGACTATTTTCACCACAATAATCTGCACATAATTGATGGCGATCAGCTCAAGTCCAATCCTGTGGACGTGCTGGACCAGTTTCAAAAGTTCTTGAAAATTACACCGCCGTTTGATTATTCTTCTCACATCAGGTgcccattaatataatataatatacctaagtcatattttaatatgaatatttgataTGGCTTAGTCTCAACCTCTGAATGTATCCTCCGATTCAATATATAATGATCGTCTTGCATGTTGTTACAGATATGATGCCAAGAAAGGGTTCTTCTGTAAGGTTTTGGAGGGTGGCGGTAATAAGTGCCTAGGCAAGGGCAAAGGGCGGCAGTACGCTACTATGGACACAGAGTCATACAAATATCTCCGAGAGTATTATATGCCATACAACACAGCTTTGGTGAAACTGTTGCGCAAGTTGGAGCACACTACCATCCCACAGTGGCTTAAAGACGACCTGAGCTATTCATCCACCTGACATTTGCTTCGTACGTATTTTAGTATTACCTATTTGTCCAATGTCATTAAATGTTTGAGTTCGGAAGtcactgaaataaataattaaatatagttttaagccattctttattattttttcaaaataaatgaatatttcttttaaattgagtcaattttattagtaaaaaacgAACAGAAGATTTATTAGGGAAATGAAATAAATGATGTTGCATTATATATCTTATAAACGCAAATAAACTTGTTAGACAATCTTACATAGCATTTTAtgtgacaaataaaaattataaattttttttagatatattccatatttatacaattttacttgAGAGTAAACAGAGGGTGCTAGTGTGAGATTTGGGGATTACACTCTTGTATGTGCGCCAATAGTTGTTCAACTTAGTGAAATATAcatgaattcaattttttttctagttaataaatgtataatattaatacaaataacacaACTAAATTGTAGTTGATATCTTGGATGTCAATTCAATGAAATTTCCcgtaatttaacatttttgggaATCCATTGAAATTATGGTCATACAATATCTCTCCCCTATAAGCAAACATTAATTAAGTTCATATTGAATTGTTAttctgttataatttaaaaaaaattatttagtaaaattactcatttttaataatttttttgttcacagGTGGTAGAAAAAAGAAATACCAGCGGTTGTTGGCTGGTGTATATTCTACCACGAAGAAATAAAAATGCTGAATTTGCCATATTCATAtgaaatctatattatattacacttttttttaataataattgtaaaataaaaacgatgccatattatattaggttattttaagttatgaaattataagtttttttttaatactattacctTTTGTTGATTTTactgtacgtatattatatagctaaccGTTTTTTGTgtatagattaattttaataataaaaaaaaataatatttg
This genomic interval carries:
- the LOC132938261 gene encoding bifunctional heparan sulfate N-deacetylase/N-sulfotransferase; translation: MTVLKNRRMMAGRPFSVKRCVAALMVLGFLSIFYYTHYLSSPIASLLMRRERKMVRMRPYGMCPHFQSTPPTDHRPPHQGSGDGRPRTDPKLLLLVETAYPRLGRELAETLVHNRLRYKMEVAGKSLPALTNLDKGRYSVIVFENYHRYLNMDKWNRELLDKYCREYGVGILGFFPPANRHMTGVKVKGFPLYLHTKLSLRDAMLNSASPVLRVARAGGVYQGPLPGDDWSVFTSNHTTYEPVAWGSNSSGGRTEYVPLATVMQDHGMYDGISRVLFGNGLNFWLHRLLFLDSLSYLSKGLLSISLERQVLVDIDDIFVGESGIRMWKEDVHDLIKTQDRIRQLVPGFKFNLGFSGKYFHRGTWEENEGDDTILENVDKFNWFCHMWNHMQPHLYNNETHLEYEMSLNKAFAEAHGIPTNSSYSVAPHHSGVYPVHELLYTVWKKVWNIRVTSTEEYPHLRPARLRRGFVHRGIKVLPRQTCGLFTHTIYVDRYPGGLKKLDESIMGGELFQTIVYNPINVFMSHMSNYGSDRLALYTFESVFQFIRCWTNLKLVSSGPLELADKYFKMYPEEIDPVWGNPCLDQRHLKIWSYKKSCQHLPKFLVIGPQKTGTTALYTFLSMHPNISANIPSKETFEEIQFFNGRNYYKGLDWYMQFFPSNDSVDNKIVFEKSATYFDSDIVPKRVQALLPNVKLVTILISPAKRAYSWYQHAKAHGDPNTLKYSFHQVITANESVVPKSLRDFRNRCLNPGKYALHIERWLDYFHHNNLHIIDGDQLKSNPVDVLDQFQKFLKITPPFDYSSHIRYDAKKGFFCKVLEGGGNKCLGKGKGRQYATMDTESYKYLREYYMPYNTALVKLLRKLEHTTIPQWLKDDLSYSST